A genomic stretch from Rhodomicrobium vannielii ATCC 17100 includes:
- the bchE gene encoding magnesium-protoporphyrin IX monomethyl ester anaerobic oxidative cyclase: protein MRIVLIHPNYHSGGAEIAGRWSPAWVAYLAGYLKAGGYSDIRFIDAMTDNLTEDELRAILAEEKPDIIGSTAITPSIYKAERVLQIAKEVHPNVVTVLGGIHGTFMYSQILHEAPWIDAIIRGEGEAVMLNLVKAIDKGEWPDSRGQVHGIAYQEGSKVIATPAEPPIRDVDSIVADWSILDWTKYHYIPMNTRVATPNMARGCPFTCSFCSQWKFWRDYRVRKPKLVVDEIETLVRDHNVGFFILADEEPTINRKAFVAFCEELIERKLPVLWGINTRVTDILRDEDLLPMYRKAGLVHISLGTEAAAQLNLDLFNKETTVGQNKKAIDLLRANGIVTEAQFIVGLDNETLETLEETYKMVREWNPDMANWSMFTPWPFSDLYRELGDSVEVFDFEKYNFVTPIMKPKAIDRGELLDGVMKNYRRFYMNKALWGYPWVRGDKVRRKYLLGCLKAFLLSAYQRQFYDLGKRGYWGPQTKKKLKFDFDTSRTLEKTPELQISSNAWKAAPKRKAEASPVAAAAAKVRGDDVNDPQKVMACGGGDQQLDEATMAAAIGGSVAKPTMDAGCGCSGESKHEHTEAGECKGHGTEGSCGCETAEAKADTPAKV from the coding sequence ATGCGGATTGTACTTATCCATCCTAATTATCATTCGGGCGGCGCCGAAATCGCGGGCCGATGGTCCCCTGCATGGGTGGCCTATCTCGCCGGTTATCTGAAGGCGGGCGGCTATTCCGACATCCGCTTCATCGACGCGATGACGGACAACCTCACCGAGGACGAGCTCCGCGCGATCCTCGCCGAGGAAAAGCCCGACATCATCGGCTCGACGGCCATAACCCCGTCCATCTACAAAGCCGAGCGCGTGCTTCAGATCGCCAAGGAAGTTCACCCGAACGTGGTGACTGTGCTGGGCGGCATCCACGGCACGTTCATGTATTCGCAGATCCTGCACGAAGCCCCGTGGATCGACGCCATCATCCGCGGCGAAGGCGAAGCAGTCATGCTGAACCTCGTTAAGGCGATCGACAAGGGTGAATGGCCCGACAGCCGCGGCCAGGTCCACGGCATCGCCTATCAGGAAGGCTCGAAGGTTATCGCTACCCCGGCCGAGCCGCCGATCCGCGACGTCGATTCTATCGTCGCCGACTGGTCCATCCTCGACTGGACGAAATATCACTACATCCCGATGAACACGCGCGTCGCCACGCCGAACATGGCGCGCGGCTGTCCGTTCACCTGTAGCTTCTGCTCGCAGTGGAAGTTCTGGCGCGACTATCGCGTGAGAAAGCCGAAGCTCGTCGTCGATGAAATCGAGACGTTGGTGCGCGATCACAATGTCGGCTTCTTCATTCTCGCCGACGAAGAACCGACCATCAACCGCAAGGCGTTCGTGGCGTTCTGCGAAGAGCTGATCGAGCGCAAGTTGCCGGTTCTCTGGGGCATCAACACCCGCGTAACCGACATCCTTCGTGACGAAGACCTGCTGCCGATGTACCGCAAGGCGGGCCTCGTGCACATCTCGCTCGGCACGGAAGCGGCGGCGCAGCTCAACCTCGACCTGTTCAACAAGGAAACGACGGTTGGGCAGAACAAGAAGGCCATCGACCTTCTCCGCGCGAATGGCATCGTGACCGAGGCGCAGTTCATCGTCGGCCTCGACAACGAGACGCTCGAAACGCTCGAAGAAACATACAAGATGGTTCGCGAGTGGAACCCGGACATGGCCAACTGGTCGATGTTCACGCCGTGGCCGTTCTCGGACCTTTACCGCGAGCTCGGCGACTCGGTCGAAGTGTTCGACTTCGAGAAGTACAACTTCGTGACGCCGATCATGAAGCCGAAGGCCATCGACCGTGGCGAACTGCTCGACGGCGTTATGAAGAACTACCGCCGCTTCTACATGAACAAGGCGCTGTGGGGCTATCCGTGGGTGCGTGGCGACAAGGTGCGCCGCAAGTATCTGCTCGGCTGCCTGAAGGCGTTCCTGCTCTCGGCATACCAGCGCCAGTTCTACGATCTCGGCAAGCGCGGGTACTGGGGTCCGCAGACGAAGAAGAAGCTCAAGTTCGACTTCGACACGTCGCGTACGCTGGAAAAGACGCCCGAGCTTCAGATCTCGTCGAACGCGTGGAAGGCCGCGCCGAAGCGCAAGGCTGAAGCCTCCCCGGTGGCTGCGGCTGCCGCGAAAGTACGCGGCGACGACGTGAACGATCCGCAGAAGGTCATGGCTTGCGGCGGTGGCGACCAACAGCTCGACGAAGCGACGATGGCTGCTGCCATCGGCGGCAGCGTTGCGAAGCCGACGATGGACGCAGGCTGCGGTTGCTCGGGAGAGTCGAAGCACGAGCACACCGAAGCTGGCGAGTGCAAGGGTCACGGCACGGAAGGCAGCTGCGGTTGCGAGACGGCCGAAGCGAAGGCCGACACGCCCGCCAAGGTTTAG
- a CDS encoding ABC transporter substrate-binding protein, with protein sequence MIRLVAACAMLVVSLAAARAAEGPRRIVSINLCTDQLLLTLADSDQIAGLSPYSRDASQSWLAKEARAFPKMSGGAEDALVAEPDLVLAGRFTRLATRQILKAKGVPVAEFDVARSIDDAKEQIRRMAALVGHPERAEPHIARIDAALVRAQAAASRTHPRVLAVSRRGWVFGGESLTTSLLGAAGLANAAGDMGLAHGGFASLEAIVMARPDFILVTNVRDRPQDQGEALLVHPALQKLYPLARRMVIPERLTTCGGPMLAEALDSLAAQVSAVETSKATPAFSR encoded by the coding sequence GTGATCCGCCTCGTCGCCGCCTGCGCGATGCTGGTCGTATCGCTCGCGGCCGCCCGCGCTGCCGAAGGCCCGCGCCGCATCGTTTCCATCAATCTTTGCACCGACCAGCTTCTTCTCACGCTAGCGGACAGCGATCAGATCGCCGGTCTCAGCCCTTATTCGCGTGATGCCTCGCAAAGCTGGCTCGCGAAGGAAGCCCGCGCCTTCCCGAAGATGTCGGGCGGCGCGGAGGATGCGCTTGTCGCCGAGCCGGACCTCGTGCTCGCCGGGCGCTTCACTCGGCTTGCCACGCGGCAGATTTTGAAAGCGAAGGGCGTACCCGTTGCGGAGTTCGACGTCGCCCGCTCCATCGACGACGCAAAGGAGCAGATCCGGCGCATGGCGGCGCTCGTCGGCCATCCCGAACGCGCGGAGCCTCACATAGCGCGGATTGACGCGGCGCTGGTCCGCGCCCAGGCAGCCGCATCGCGAACGCATCCGCGCGTGCTCGCCGTGTCCCGGCGCGGCTGGGTGTTTGGCGGGGAGTCGCTGACGACATCGCTGCTGGGTGCGGCCGGTCTCGCGAATGCCGCTGGCGATATGGGCTTGGCCCATGGCGGTTTCGCATCGCTGGAGGCCATCGTGATGGCGCGCCCGGATTTCATCCTCGTGACAAATGTTCGTGATCGCCCGCAGGATCAGGGCGAAGCGCTGCTGGTGCATCCCGCGCTGCAAAAGCTGTATCCGCTCGCGCGCCGCATGGTCATACCGGAGCGGCTCACGACATGCGGCGGACCGATGCTCGCCGAAGCGCTGGACAGCCTCGCCGCGCAGGTTTCGGCAGTCGAGACGAGTAAAGCCACGCCTGCGTTTTCACGGTGA
- a CDS encoding ABC transporter ATP-binding protein, producing the protein MSAAYLSARGLGVRLGARDLIADVSFDLPRGCLTAVIGPNGAGKTTLLRALAGLVLSRGEIRVGDSNAAALSIRERALRFAYLPQGHAVHWPLPVRDVVALGRYPHGATDPGNLPRRDAEAVARAIAAADLGSLADRPVTELSGGEKARVALARVLAVEAPIVLADEPIASLDPRYQLDVMALLRDTALGGALVLVVTHDLGLAARFADRVLVLKDGRLIESGPPSAALSPEVLAHAFHIGAFRAEHDGSPVLVPWVAP; encoded by the coding sequence ATGAGCGCGGCTTATCTCTCCGCGCGCGGCCTCGGCGTTCGGCTTGGCGCGCGCGATCTCATCGCGGACGTGTCGTTCGATCTGCCGCGCGGCTGCCTCACAGCCGTGATCGGCCCGAACGGTGCGGGCAAGACGACGCTGCTCCGCGCGCTCGCGGGGCTGGTGCTTTCACGCGGCGAAATCCGTGTTGGCGATAGCAATGCGGCGGCGCTCTCGATCCGCGAGCGCGCGCTCCGCTTCGCCTATCTGCCCCAAGGCCACGCGGTGCATTGGCCGCTGCCGGTGCGCGATGTGGTGGCGCTCGGCCGCTATCCGCACGGCGCGACCGATCCCGGGAATCTCCCGCGCCGCGACGCCGAAGCCGTCGCTCGCGCCATCGCCGCCGCCGATCTCGGCTCGCTTGCCGACCGCCCCGTTACCGAGCTTTCCGGCGGCGAGAAGGCGCGCGTGGCGCTTGCCCGTGTGCTTGCGGTTGAAGCGCCGATCGTGCTGGCGGACGAACCCATCGCCTCGCTCGACCCGCGCTATCAGCTCGACGTGATGGCGCTGCTCCGCGATACCGCGCTCGGCGGCGCGCTCGTGCTGGTGGTGACGCACGATCTCGGCCTTGCCGCGCGGTTTGCAGATCGCGTGCTCGTGCTGAAGGACGGGCGGTTGATCGAGTCCGGACCGCCTTCCGCCGCGCTTTCGCCCGAGGTACTGGCGCACGCGTTCCACATCGGTGCATTCCGGGCGGAGCACGACGGCTCGCCGGTGCTGGTGCCTTGGGTCGCGCCGTGA
- a CDS encoding FecCD family ABC transporter permease yields MLAVLSLGAGPVALSPDTVTAALFGAGTEPQRIIVQEIRLPRAVLALAIGAILGLSGAALQGLLRNPLASPALFGAPQAAAFGAVVVIATGLADALSFALPVAAIAAAFASVFVLLAVAGRNANLLILILAGLALSALAGAGTALAVNLAPNPYAALEITFWLLGSLEDRSFQHVALALPFILAGAAILLANRNALRTLSLGEEAAQSLGVDVGRLRLAVIAGVALGVGGAVAVSGTIGFIGLVSPHLARPLVGHDPARLLLPSAAIGAALLLAADIAVRLIPATTDIKVGVLTAIIGVPFFLYLIVRDRRALTGGLS; encoded by the coding sequence GTGCTCGCCGTGCTCTCGCTCGGCGCGGGGCCGGTCGCGCTTTCGCCCGACACGGTTACGGCCGCGCTGTTCGGCGCGGGCACCGAGCCGCAACGCATCATCGTGCAGGAAATCCGCCTACCGCGCGCGGTGCTGGCGCTGGCCATCGGCGCGATCCTCGGGCTTTCCGGCGCAGCGCTGCAAGGGCTGTTGCGCAATCCGCTCGCCTCGCCCGCACTGTTCGGCGCGCCTCAGGCGGCGGCTTTCGGTGCGGTTGTGGTGATCGCGACGGGGCTGGCCGATGCGCTTTCATTTGCGCTGCCGGTGGCGGCGATCGCGGCGGCGTTCGCGTCCGTCTTCGTGCTGCTCGCGGTGGCAGGGCGCAACGCAAACCTTCTGATCCTCATCCTCGCGGGCCTCGCGCTGTCGGCGCTGGCGGGCGCGGGAACCGCGCTGGCGGTGAACCTCGCGCCGAACCCCTATGCCGCGCTCGAAATCACCTTCTGGCTGCTCGGCTCGCTTGAAGACCGGAGCTTCCAGCATGTTGCGCTGGCGCTGCCTTTCATACTCGCGGGTGCTGCAATCCTGCTCGCCAACCGGAACGCGCTTCGCACGCTTAGCCTCGGCGAAGAGGCGGCCCAAAGCCTCGGCGTGGATGTGGGGCGGCTGCGGCTCGCGGTGATCGCGGGCGTGGCGCTTGGCGTTGGCGGCGCGGTGGCGGTGTCGGGAACCATCGGCTTTATCGGCCTCGTTTCCCCGCATCTCGCGCGCCCGCTCGTCGGCCACGACCCCGCGCGGCTGCTGCTGCCAAGCGCGGCCATCGGCGCGGCGCTGCTTCTGGCAGCCGACATCGCCGTGCGCCTCATTCCGGCGACGACGGATATTAAAGTCGGCGTGCTGACGGCCATCATCGGCGTGCCGTTCTTCCTTTATCTGATCGTGCGCGACCGCCGCGCGCTGACGGGTGGCCTCTCATGA
- the gluQRS gene encoding tRNA glutamyl-Q(34) synthetase GluQRS: protein MTYIGRFAPSPTGPLHFGSLVAAVASYCDARAAGGRWLVRMEDIDPPREMPGAARRILDQLAAYGFEWDGEVLFQSTRLDAYAEALDALRASGHMFWCNCSRADLARLGSAVYPGTCRAFTAPRADAAVRIRVPPGTVEFADRVFGSQREDVAETVGDFVVRRRDGLFAYQLAVVVDDAFQRVTDVVRGADLLDNTARQIVLQRLLGLPTPRYMHLPLALNADGSKLSKQTHAQELPTPADSGLLWQALAFLGQDVPPGMPPVPCAEILGHGVRHWTSAAVPRSSPMRLA, encoded by the coding sequence ATGACCTATATCGGCCGCTTCGCACCGTCGCCCACGGGGCCCTTGCATTTCGGCTCGCTCGTTGCGGCGGTGGCGAGCTACTGCGATGCGCGCGCGGCGGGCGGTCGCTGGCTCGTGCGCATGGAAGATATCGACCCGCCGCGCGAGATGCCGGGAGCCGCGCGCCGCATCCTCGATCAGCTCGCCGCTTATGGTTTTGAGTGGGACGGCGAGGTGCTGTTCCAGTCGACGCGGCTCGATGCTTATGCCGAGGCGCTCGACGCGCTGCGGGCGAGCGGGCACATGTTCTGGTGCAATTGCTCACGCGCAGACCTAGCGCGCCTTGGAAGCGCGGTCTATCCCGGCACATGCCGCGCCTTCACCGCTCCGCGCGCGGATGCCGCCGTGCGGATCCGAGTGCCCCCCGGCACCGTGGAGTTCGCGGATCGCGTGTTCGGCTCACAGCGAGAGGATGTCGCCGAGACAGTGGGCGATTTCGTGGTGCGGCGCCGCGACGGGCTTTTCGCCTATCAGCTTGCCGTGGTCGTGGACGACGCCTTTCAGCGCGTGACCGATGTCGTGCGGGGTGCGGATCTCCTCGACAACACGGCGCGGCAGATCGTGCTACAACGGCTGCTCGGCCTGCCGACGCCGCGCTATATGCATCTGCCGCTCGCGCTTAACGCCGATGGCAGCAAGCTCTCCAAGCAAACGCACGCGCAGGAGTTGCCCACGCCCGCCGATAGCGGCCTCTTGTGGCAGGCGCTCGCCTTTCTCGGGCAGGACGTGCCGCCGGGCATGCCGCCAGTGCCATGCGCGGAGATCCTCGGCCATGGCGTCCGGCACTGGACCAGCGCCGCCGTGCCGCGCTCAAGCCCTATGCGGCTCGCGTAA
- a CDS encoding cysteine-rich small domain-containing protein, which translates to MEPKDTTTNEGFKGFTNEACPFLPCHKGVRGKFNCLFCYCPLIAYECPGPYKVYTDANGMRRKDCSDCTLPHNGHRGSWNFIQKWLKKPEIWDGHDQTREFRLKAPPVENETEE; encoded by the coding sequence ATGGAACCGAAAGACACCACCACAAACGAAGGCTTCAAGGGCTTCACCAACGAGGCGTGTCCGTTCCTGCCGTGCCACAAGGGCGTTCGCGGCAAATTCAATTGCCTCTTTTGCTATTGCCCGCTAATCGCCTACGAATGCCCCGGCCCTTACAAGGTCTACACCGACGCGAACGGCATGCGGCGAAAGGATTGCTCCGATTGCACCCTGCCGCATAACGGCCATCGCGGAAGCTGGAACTTCATCCAGAAATGGCTGAAGAAGCCGGAGATCTGGGACGGGCACGATCAGACGCGCGAATTCCGGCTGAAAGCGCCGCCGGTAGAAAACGAAACGGAAGAATGA
- a CDS encoding cobyric acid synthase: MTADTIPAQAAELIARIAYNPAPAGLPRRARSLMIQGTASDVGKSMVVAGLCRAYARRGLVVRPFKAQNMSNNAAVAADSDLPPGPGGEIVYGEIGRAQAMQARASKAAPSIHMNPVLLKPQTDIGSQVVLRGRVLGNCPARIYHHMRQRMMPAVIDSLDRLRAEADLVIVEGAGSGAEVYLRNSDITNMHLAEAGGLPVVILSDIDRGGTMAAIVGSHMLLSEADRARVKGYIVNKFRGDFSLFEPGVVTITEATGWPFLGVLRWFDSAERLPAEDSLALERPAEGEGRGVNVAVPRLSRVANFDDLDPLAAEPGVSLRWIQPGNPIPADTDVVILPGSKATRTDLDVLRREGWDIDILAHARRGGRVIGLCAGFQMLGRVVRDPQGMEGPAGETAGLGLLDIETEIGGEKRLIDIDTTDRASGCRVTGYEMHMGRTTGAGLDQPWLVLEDDRGGARPEGALSANGLIAGAYVHGLFGSNEFRAHWLQSVGAAASGLDFDARTEAALEALADHVEKNLDLDALLALAV, encoded by the coding sequence ATGACCGCCGACACGATCCCCGCGCAGGCCGCCGAACTCATCGCCCGCATCGCCTATAACCCCGCGCCCGCCGGGCTGCCACGCCGCGCGCGCTCGCTGATGATCCAGGGCACCGCGTCGGATGTCGGCAAGAGCATGGTCGTCGCGGGGCTGTGCCGGGCTTATGCGCGGCGGGGTCTCGTGGTGCGTCCGTTCAAGGCGCAGAACATGTCGAACAACGCGGCCGTCGCCGCAGACAGCGACCTGCCGCCCGGCCCCGGTGGCGAGATCGTCTATGGCGAAATCGGCCGCGCGCAGGCGATGCAAGCGCGTGCCTCGAAGGCCGCGCCGTCGATCCACATGAACCCGGTGCTCCTGAAGCCGCAGACGGATATCGGCTCGCAGGTGGTGCTGCGCGGACGCGTGCTCGGCAACTGCCCCGCGCGCATTTATCACCACATGCGCCAGCGGATGATGCCCGCCGTGATCGACAGCCTCGACCGGCTGCGCGCGGAAGCCGACCTCGTTATCGTGGAAGGCGCGGGCAGCGGTGCGGAGGTCTATCTTCGCAACTCCGACATTACCAACATGCACCTCGCCGAAGCGGGCGGCCTTCCGGTTGTCATCCTCTCGGACATCGACCGGGGCGGCACGATGGCGGCGATTGTCGGTAGCCACATGCTTCTTTCCGAGGCGGACCGCGCGCGGGTGAAAGGCTACATCGTCAACAAGTTCCGCGGCGATTTCTCGCTGTTCGAGCCGGGCGTGGTGACGATCACGGAAGCGACCGGCTGGCCGTTTCTCGGCGTGCTGCGCTGGTTCGACAGCGCGGAGCGGCTTCCGGCGGAGGATTCGCTGGCGCTGGAACGTCCCGCCGAGGGCGAAGGGCGCGGCGTCAACGTCGCGGTGCCGCGCCTGTCACGCGTGGCGAATTTCGACGACCTCGACCCGCTGGCGGCGGAACCCGGCGTTTCGTTGCGGTGGATTCAGCCGGGCAACCCGATCCCCGCCGATACCGACGTCGTCATACTCCCCGGTTCCAAGGCGACGCGCACCGATCTCGACGTGCTGCGCCGCGAGGGCTGGGACATCGACATCCTCGCGCATGCGCGGCGCGGCGGTCGCGTGATCGGCCTTTGCGCGGGCTTTCAGATGCTCGGCCGCGTGGTGCGCGATCCGCAGGGCATGGAGGGACCGGCTGGCGAGACGGCGGGCCTCGGCCTGCTCGACATCGAAACGGAAATCGGCGGCGAAAAGCGGCTGATCGACATCGACACGACCGACCGCGCGTCGGGCTGCCGCGTCACGGGTTATGAGATGCACATGGGGCGAACGACCGGCGCGGGGCTCGATCAGCCCTGGCTCGTGCTGGAAGACGATCGCGGCGGCGCACGACCCGAGGGTGCGCTCTCGGCGAACGGCCTCATCGCGGGCGCATACGTTCACGGCCTCTTCGGCTCGAACGAGTTCCGCGCGCACTGGCTTCAAAGCGTCGGTGCGGCGGCTTCCGGCCTTGATTTCGACGCGCGCACCGAAGCGGCACTCGAAGCGCTGGCGGACCATGTCGAAAAGAACCTCGACCTCGACGCGTTGCTCGCCCTGGCCGTTTGA
- the def gene encoding peptide deformylase, producing the protein MAIRSIITIPDAILRETSKTVETVDDEVRALANDMLETMYAAPGIGLAAVQIGVLRRLIVMDAQKGDEKGKNPVVLINPEILTHGDTPRVHEEGCLSIPQMYAEVERPALVRVRYVDAEGKQQERDFSDLEATLVQHEIDHLEGRLFIDHLSRLKRTLLIRKYHKLQRERAKADVL; encoded by the coding sequence ATGGCAATACGATCCATCATCACGATCCCCGACGCGATCCTGCGCGAAACATCGAAAACCGTCGAGACAGTCGACGACGAGGTGCGCGCGCTCGCCAACGACATGCTTGAAACCATGTACGCCGCGCCGGGCATCGGGCTCGCGGCGGTGCAGATCGGCGTTCTTCGCCGCCTCATCGTGATGGATGCGCAGAAGGGCGACGAGAAGGGCAAGAACCCGGTCGTTCTCATCAACCCCGAAATTCTAACACACGGCGACACGCCGCGCGTGCATGAGGAAGGGTGTCTGTCCATTCCGCAGATGTATGCCGAGGTGGAGCGGCCCGCGCTTGTGCGCGTTCGCTATGTCGACGCCGAGGGCAAGCAGCAGGAGCGGGACTTTTCGGATCTTGAGGCGACGCTCGTGCAGCACGAGATCGACCACCTCGAAGGGCGGCTGTTCATCGATCACCTGTCGCGGCTGAAGCGGACGCTGCTTATCCGCAAATACCACAAGCTGCAACGCGAGCGCGCCAAGGCCGACGTGCTGTAG
- a CDS encoding alpha/beta fold hydrolase — MEALPALLIPGLGCDTRLYGSQLPALFRQGATVTVANHTRSDSIAALADDVLAAAPPRFALAGLSMGGYIAFEIMRRAPDRVAKLALLDTTARPDTPEQTARRKTQIEMAQTGKFGDLPGLLFPVFVHASRRNDQALRAVVESMMFEGGADVFVRQQTAIMGRRDSRPYLGAIRCPTLIAVGYGDELTPPALAKEMADAIPGAKLEVVPDCGHLSTLEQPDFMARTLAAWHSA; from the coding sequence ATGGAAGCCTTGCCAGCGCTGTTGATTCCCGGCCTCGGCTGCGACACGCGGCTCTATGGCAGCCAGCTTCCTGCGCTGTTCAGGCAGGGAGCGACCGTCACGGTTGCCAACCACACCCGTAGCGACTCCATCGCCGCCCTGGCCGACGATGTGCTCGCGGCAGCGCCGCCGCGCTTCGCACTCGCCGGGCTATCGATGGGCGGCTATATCGCTTTCGAGATCATGCGCCGTGCGCCGGATCGCGTGGCAAAGCTCGCGTTGCTCGACACAACGGCGCGCCCCGATACGCCGGAGCAGACGGCCCGCCGCAAGACCCAGATCGAGATGGCGCAAACCGGCAAGTTCGGCGATTTGCCGGGCCTGCTGTTTCCGGTTTTCGTGCATGCAAGCCGCCGCAATGACCAGGCTTTGCGCGCTGTCGTCGAAAGCATGATGTTTGAAGGTGGCGCGGATGTCTTTGTCCGGCAGCAGACCGCCATCATGGGTCGGCGCGACTCACGGCCCTATCTCGGCGCGATCCGCTGCCCGACGCTCATCGCTGTCGGTTATGGCGACGAGCTGACGCCGCCCGCACTCGCGAAGGAAATGGCCGATGCGATCCCCGGCGCGAAACTGGAGGTCGTGCCGGATTGCGGGCATCTGTCCACGCTGGAACAGCCGGACTTCATGGCGCGCACGCTGGCAGCGTGGCACAGCGCTTGA
- a CDS encoding response regulator produces the protein MSVSQSIAPHLPSLRRFARALSGSQESGDAYVVALLEALVDDPTLFPTGLEPKIALYRVFLKIWNSVGTNDFRISSETSEAIHGLQTLTPKPRQAFLLLSVEGFDADAIAKILDIDTAEVAVLIAAADHEIASQIDPADILIIEDEPLTAAHLEEIVTGIGHNVTGTARTHAAALKLARETQPDLILSDIQLADGSSGVEAVNEILGSLELPVIFITGHPELLLTGAKPEPTFLIAKPFNAETVKAIIGQALFFQVRSRVKDGNGELPRKSSESAADAR, from the coding sequence ATGTCTGTTTCGCAATCCATTGCTCCGCATCTGCCTTCGCTCCGGCGGTTCGCGCGTGCGCTTTCCGGTTCGCAGGAGAGCGGAGATGCCTATGTTGTGGCCCTGCTGGAAGCGCTGGTCGACGACCCCACATTGTTCCCGACCGGACTGGAGCCGAAGATCGCGCTCTACCGCGTTTTCCTGAAGATCTGGAATTCCGTAGGCACCAACGACTTCCGGATCAGCAGCGAAACGTCCGAGGCGATCCATGGCCTGCAAACGCTCACGCCAAAGCCTCGTCAGGCCTTTCTACTTTTGTCGGTGGAAGGCTTCGACGCGGATGCGATCGCGAAAATTCTCGACATCGACACGGCTGAAGTCGCCGTGCTGATCGCGGCGGCGGATCATGAAATCGCGAGCCAGATCGACCCGGCCGACATCCTCATCATCGAGGACGAACCGCTGACCGCCGCGCATCTCGAAGAGATCGTGACGGGCATCGGTCACAACGTGACGGGCACAGCACGCACGCACGCCGCCGCGCTCAAGCTCGCGCGCGAAACGCAGCCGGATCTGATCCTCTCCGATATTCAGCTCGCGGATGGGAGTTCGGGGGTGGAAGCGGTGAACGAAATCCTCGGCTCACTCGAACTGCCGGTTATCTTCATAACGGGGCACCCGGAACTTCTGCTCACCGGCGCGAAGCCGGAGCCGACCTTCCTCATCGCGAAACCATTCAACGCCGAGACCGTCAAGGCCATCATCGGGCAGGCGCTGTTCTTCCAGGTGCGCTCGCGCGTGAAGGACGGCAACGGCGAACTTCCCCGGAAATCCTCGGAGTCGGCAGCCGACGCCCGCTGA
- a CDS encoding sigma-70 family RNA polymerase sigma factor, whose product MGNPADASLRQELVKWIPNLRAFALSLTQSSQHSDDLVQDTLVKALSNLDKFQEGTNLRAWLFTILRNSFYNDIRYKKYHQTAPLDDVDPSNLETRATQEKYIEFKDVLRGLSGLVPEQREAIILIAAEGLSYEEAAAVCNCPVGTVKSRLSRARQRLEEYVNGEKAIPAQVD is encoded by the coding sequence ATGGGTAATCCCGCCGATGCAAGCCTGCGGCAGGAATTGGTCAAGTGGATCCCGAACCTGCGCGCCTTCGCGCTATCGCTCACGCAAAGCTCGCAGCATTCGGACGATCTGGTTCAAGATACGCTCGTGAAGGCGCTGTCGAACCTGGACAAGTTTCAGGAAGGCACGAACCTGCGCGCCTGGCTGTTCACGATCCTGCGCAACAGCTTCTACAACGACATCCGCTACAAGAAATATCATCAGACCGCGCCGCTCGACGATGTCGATCCGTCGAACCTCGAAACCCGCGCGACTCAGGAAAAATATATCGAGTTCAAGGACGTGCTGAGAGGGCTGAGCGGCCTCGTGCCAGAGCAGCGCGAGGCGATCATCCTCATCGCGGCGGAGGGGCTTTCCTATGAAGAAGCAGCGGCGGTCTGCAATTGCCCAGTCGGCACGGTCAAAAGCCGCCTCAGTCGGGCACGGCAGCGGCTTGAAGAATACGTGAACGGGGAGAAGGCGATTCCCGCGCAGGTCGATTGA